The Phycisphaeraceae bacterium DNA segment TTCATGGCCTGCGAGAAGCTTGGTGGATCGCGAGGTTCCGCGGGCTCCGTCCATGTCCCGGTCGGCGGGAAGATGCGCAGCGTGTCATCCGACGCGAGCGCCGAGGTGAGGCGCACGCCGGTCGCGTCGAGTTCTTCGAGCGCCTTGGTCAACTTGGCTCCGGTCGCGGGCTTGCCGTGCCACCCGCCACCTTGCATGCTCGGAGCGCCCCAACCCTTCACCGTGACGGCGACGATCGCCATCGGCGCCGAGGTCTTCGGCCGCTTGGTGAATTCTTCGCACCCGGCGCGGAGGGCCGCGGGGTCATGGCCGTCGACCTGTCGCACATGGAAGCCGAACGCCTCGAGCTTCTTCGCGAGCGTGGCCGGTGATTGCTGCGGCGAGACCTTGTCGCTCTGGCCGTAGGCATTGCAGTTGAAGATGGGCAGCACCTGCGTGAGTCGGTGGTCAACAATGAAGTCGGCCGCCTCCCAGACCTGACCCTCGCGAGACTCGCCGTCGCCGATGATGCAGTAGATGCGACGGTCGATCTCGTCGTGCCGTGCGGCGAGCGCAAGGCCAGCGGCGATCGAGAGTCCCATGCCGAGCGATCCGGTTGCGGCGTCGAAGAAGGGAAAGCCCTCGGCCGGATTCGGATGGCCATCGACAGGGCTCTCGGCCTTGCGCAGGTTCATCGCGTCGTCGCGCGTCATGGGGCGCCGCGAGGCGGGATCCTTGCCGATCAGTACGCCGAGGTCGGCGCAGGCGGCGTAGATGATCGGACAAGCGTGTCCCTCGGAGAGCACGAGTCGATCGGAGAGCGGATGCTCGGGCGCATCCGGTGTCCAGCGCATCGCGTGGTACATGAGGACGGTGGTGATGTGGCCGAGGCTGAGGGCCGTCGTGGGGTGACCACTGCCGGCGGCAGCACACATTTCGAGGGCCATCTTGTCGAGCTGGATGGCCTTGGCATGGACAGCGGCATCAAAGGACACGGATCACCTCGGTGGGGTCATGGGCGAGCATCCGGCGAGCGCGCTGCTCAGCGGGAAGACTGGGCAGTATGGCGGAATGAGTCGATGGGGGCAATTCGCGGAAATCTGGGCTTGTGGCGGGGCGCGCCTGGCCCGCGGCTGACATGAGCCGATCGTGTCGAACCTATCCTGCTCGTTGGATCACGATGAATTCCCGCCCGCGATCAAGCTCGGATGGACCGCAGATGCCGCTCGACGGTGATCGTCGTGGAGAGGGTGTGGACCCCGACCGGCGTCCGGTGGTGGGCATCACGATGGGGGACCCCGCCGGGATCGGTGCGGAAGTGCTCGTGAAGGCCTTGGCCGACCTTCGATTGCAGCAGCGCGCGAGGTTCGTGATATACGGGCAGAACGAGGTGCTCCTCGAAGCGGCCGAGCGAGCGGGGATTCACCCGTTCTGGATGAGAGTCGCGGCGGCCAGTGAGCGGGCGGCGCAGGGGGTTCTCGTGGAGCCGGTGGTCTATGACTACGACGCGCCGACACTGACCCGAGGACCCGATGGAGTGGCCGCAAGGTCGAAGGTTCACGGGCAGTCGGGCGACGGCGACACTTCTCGCAGCGCTGGTGATCGGAGCGACGCAGGCTTGCGCGGCGGAAGTGGTCGGGGCGGCGCAGGTGGAGTGGGGTCGGGCGGTGCATCGCACACCACGCTTGGCGCGCCGGGAGCGCCTCAGGCGCCGGGAGGGGACGGAGCATCAGGAGCGCCCGGCGCGAGCGGAGCGCCGGGAGCGAGCGGAGCGCCGGGAGCGAGCGGAGCGCCAAGAGCGCCCGGCGCGAGAGGCGAAACGGGAGCGCCTGGAGCGGGGCGTGGGAGTTCGCGAGCCGTGCCCGGTGGCGCGCTCGGCGATGTGCTCGGCGGCGCCCCCCGCACAAGTGACGGCAGTTCAGTGGGTGGTTTCAATGGTCCCGGCTTCGATGACACCGGCGGCGCTTCGTCAGGCAGCGGAGTTGGGCTCTCAGGCCTGCTGCAACGACATGCACCTTCCGCTTTCGGTGGCGTGCTGTCCAAGGCCTTTGTTCAGGATGCGATCACCGACGCGCTGCGCCCCCAAGGTGAACGGCGGCGGATTGATGCCATCGTGACCGGTCCGATCAGCAAGGAGAGCTGGGCGATGTGCGGATTCCGGTGGCCGGGTCACACGGAGTTGCTCGCGGCGCGCAGTCGTGCGAGGCGTCACCTGATGCTCTTCTGGAGCCGGAAGCTCTGCGTGGCCCTGGCGACCGGCCACATCGGTCTCGCTGAAGTGGGCGATCATCTGACGATCGGGCGTGTCTTCGATCCCATTGAGATGGGCCATGACTTCCTGCGGAGGCTCGGCGTCAAGCAGCCTCGAATCGCCGTGTGCGGCGTCAATCCACACGCCGGTGAACATGGACTGTTCGGCAATGACGAAGAGCGCGTGATTCGGCCTGCAATCGAACTGGCGCGGCGGCAGGGAATCAATGTCCACGGGCCGTTCCCGGGAGACACCATCTTCATCGCCGCGCTGCGCGGGGAGTGGGATCTTGTCGTGGCGATGTATCACGATCAGGGTCTCATTCCGCTCAAGCTGGTGGCGCGGGATGAAGCGGTCAACTGCACGGTGGGACTCCCATTCGTCCGAACCAGCCCGGACCATGGAACGGCGTTCGACATCGCCGGTCGGAACACGGCGGATCCGGGAAGCATGCGCTCGGCCATCGAACTCGCGATCCGCCTTGCGACATCCGGGGCCGAGTGACGCGAGGTCGGGGCCGCTCCGCGCCGTACCGCGGGACTGCCGTCTGCTGATGCGGCTGCGGCGGTTGTGGCCGACGAGAGAGCGCAAGCCCATCGGCGACACGCGACGGCTCAACTCAGCGACCCGGCGCCGTCGCAAGAATCCGCTCCCGCCGTCATGATCGACGGGAGCGGATCCCGAGGAGAGAAGGTCGTTCTCCGGCTCATCGGATTCTCATCTCTCGGGACCGCGGCTCCCGAGGACCTGACGCTCCACCGTCCGAAGGCCACCGTCCACCACCACTGTCCACTGTTCGTCGTCCGCCGGTCGTCCCGAAAGAGCCGCGACGGCGCTCCCCGCGTGCGCCGCCGCGGCATCGATCCCGCCGCGCCATGCGGCTGATGCGCGTGTGTGGTGCGGGCTCGCAGGCGAGCGCTCGCGCATCGGATCGAGTTCCAAACCCCACCAGCGCGTGCCCCCTGATGACGCGTGATGGCTCGTTGTGCCCCGAAGGACCTCACTCCCTTCGTCGTCGTCCACAAAGACCGGCACAGCCCAAGAGCGCCAGCGCCGCAGGTGCGGGAATCGCGGTTGCCTCGATGCGGACATTGTCAACGCGGAAGTTGCCCTGCGCGCTCGTGGCGCCATCCAGCCGAAGCCGCAGAGAGGCCACGCCGTCGTTGAGGAACCCAAGACCGGAGAGGTCGAAGCTGGCGGTGGTCCAGACACTCCCAACGAGGGAGAAGCTTCCAACCGACTGCCAGTCTGCACCATTCCACGCCTCGATGACGCTGAGCATGTGTCCGGTCGCAGTCGCGCGCACGGCCATCGAAAGACTCAACCCCTCGTAGCCCGCAGAAGAAGTGGTGAACACCGCGGACTTGCCATTCAGGCTTGTGCCCGTGAAACCGAGCCCCTCGCCCGCAGGGTCACTGCCCCACGCATTCAGGCTCGAGCCAGGCTGCCACGCAAGTCCCGTCGTGA contains these protein-coding regions:
- the pdxA gene encoding 4-hydroxythreonine-4-phosphate dehydrogenase PdxA, with protein sequence MPLDGDRRGEGVDPDRRPVVGITMGDPAGIGAEVLVKALADLRLQQRARFVIYGQNEVLLEAAERAGIHPFWMRVAAASERAAQGVLVEPVVYDYDAPTLTRGPDGVAARSKVHGQSGDGDTSRSAGDRSDAGLRGGSGRGGAGGVGSGGASHTTLGAPGAPQAPGGDGASGAPGASGAPGASGAPGASGAPRAPGARGETGAPGAGRGSSRAVPGGALGDVLGGAPRTSDGSSVGGFNGPGFDDTGGASSGSGVGLSGLLQRHAPSAFGGVLSKAFVQDAITDALRPQGERRRIDAIVTGPISKESWAMCGFRWPGHTELLAARSRARRHLMLFWSRKLCVALATGHIGLAEVGDHLTIGRVFDPIEMGHDFLRRLGVKQPRIAVCGVNPHAGEHGLFGNDEERVIRPAIELARRQGINVHGPFPGDTIFIAALRGEWDLVVAMYHDQGLIPLKLVARDEAVNCTVGLPFVRTSPDHGTAFDIAGRNTADPGSMRSAIELAIRLATSGAE